The stretch of DNA atatttaatttttagtttttttattagtctgaagtaaaaaatttgtattgataatttttttataaaatgtattggtcatgattattttttttacccaTGTAGTTGTTATAtgggtttttatttatttttttcacctCTTCACCTTACTCACTTGTTTaggtaaaaataaaagaaagttttACTTACTTGAACAACACAACCCTTTATTTCTCTCTTCCTCCTTTACCACATTTTCAATTTTCCAGCCAACATTTAAATCTAAGCTACCACTAAAAGAAATGATATATGATCATACATGTCACTAGATGATTGGAATATGCAAAGTCGCATATTACAATACGATACAATACATACATATTTGTAAACGTTATTAATTGCATATAACTTTTTTCCAttatgttaacattttaaaaattattttgcatgACAAGTTTGTGTATGTAAATGTCCACACACAACTTATGCTCTTTCAAAGGTTTTGGTAGAGTGCATGATAGATTGAAatattgatagaaaattgtcAACCATCACTTTGGATAATTATAGCACTAATGACGCTCTTGTTGGTATGTTGTTAAGGAAACTTGATTGTTCTAATTTTATGCTTGATGATCAATTATTTCATATGAGGTGTTGTGCCcacatttgaaatttaattgctCAACATGGCTTGAGTATTATTGAAGATGGTATAAAGATGGTTAGGGATACTGTTTCATTTTGGACAACCACACTCAAAAGAGACCAAACTTTTAGGGAAGCAACACGTCAATTAAAAGTTCTCATCACTAAGAAACTTATTCTTGATTGAAAAACTAGGTGGGATTCTACTTATCGTATGCTTGCTATTGTACTAGAATATAGAGATGTTTTTATTCGTTTGAAAACACGAGAGTGTTTGTATACATGTTTGCCTACAACAAAAGAGTGGAAAATAGCAAAAGAAATTTGTAATAGGTTGCAAGTCTTTAATCGAGTAACTGAGATAGTTTCAGGTACACAATATCCCACAAGAAACATATTCTTTCAATTGATTTGTGAAATAAAACTCTCTTTGAAGCAATGACAGACTTGTTCAATTGAGGTTATTAGAAATATGGCTTCCACAATGGTTGATAAATTTGAGAAATATTAGTATGTTATTCATGGTATTATGGGGATTGCCATTGTTTTGGATCCAAGATTTAAATTCAAGTTGTTAGAGTACTTTTATCAGAAACTTTATGGAAGTTTGTCTTCAATTGAAGTTAACATTATCAAAAAATTATGTTACTCATTGTTTGAAGATTACCAAGCTAAAAACAATGGGTCGGTGGACAATTCAATGGAAAAGTTTAATGAGAAGGAGTCTAATTTAGAAAATGGTAATTGTACCAATTTTCTTAGAGGTTATGATTTATATGTCAATGATATCAATGATGTGCAATCAAAATTTGAGTTAGATCTATATTTGGAAGAAACGTTATTGCATAGGAGTGCCACATTTGATATTCTTGGAAAGTGGAAAACAAATGGAATCAAGTATCCAATTTTGCAAAAAATTACCAAGGATATTTTGACCATCCCAATTTCCACAGTAGCTTTAGAATCTGCTTTTAGTACTGGTTGTAGATTGTTGAGTCCTCAATAGTCTAGACTTCATGAGGATACTTTGGAGACACTTTTGTGTTCACAAAGTTGGATAAAACATGAAAAGCAAAGTAATAATTGTTGCAATATTGTATTTACACAATTAAATTTGTGTTTagtattactatttattttcttttatgttttagcaACTATTGATATCATtggaccactacaatatttagAATAGAAAGATAAACATTTGTAAACTTTTCAAGAATCTGATTTTGATGAagaggtaaataattgtgattttatatttaagagtTTTTTTTGTTAGTAATCGTGATTATCATTATAAGTAACTAATATAATAcacatatgaatttttttacagATCTCGGAGAATACCGCTCAAGGACTTGcgacttcataaaatattacttcaGATGTTTGGATGTTTATTGTAGTAATGTGGGATCATTTGATATGTTAcaaatgttttgagttagaaaatattttggttgtAATACTTTATGATTTGGATTTAAGATGTTTagcaattttttaaatttaatcacaacaatagcgattatttatcgatctatttttattaaagtgcGGGTAATGGATATGAGTACAAACACTTCAAATCCCAAAGAGTAAGGGTACGAGGTGCAATTTggaaacaatataataaaaagagGTAGGTGGTAAGGCTTTGGTGTGAAAGTCAGTGAGTTGAGCAGATGAAGGAACAAGTAAAAGGTGAATGACACCATTCTACAATTTCTCGCAAACCATATGTTAGTCTAACTCAATATATTTTGTTCGTTAATGAAAGATAGGATTTAGAGCAATCTGAATAGATGAGTTACTGTCGTAGAAAATTGGAATCAGTGTACAAAAAGGAAGCTTAAGATCTTGAAGGAAATGAAGAAGATATAGTAGCCATTGTACTTCACAAGTAGTGTGAGCTAAAGTGCGATATTCAGCCTCTGATGAAGAGCGAAAAATAACAGTCTGCTTTTTAGACTTCCATTAAATAAGAGAAGAACCAAGAAATATGGAGAACCTGGTAATTGATTTTCTGGAATTGGGGCATGCCGTGTAGTCACTATTGCTAAAAGCTTAAAGATGAAATGTTGAAGAAGATTGGATAAGGTGAGCCATCATATTTAGACAACTTCAAATTTGGCAACATAGGAGTACAAACAAGCTTGCAATGTAGAAATCCCATGTCATCAAGCAATTCCAAGGCATATTTGTGTTGATTCAGTGAGATACCCTCTTTGAATGAGTCACTTCAAGACCAAGAAGAAATTTTGAGTGGACCCAAGTCTTTAATTTTGAAAGTAGAATCAAGAAAAGCTTTGAAGGAATGAATTTCATCAATGTCATCTCCAGTAAGCACAATATTATCTacataaattaacaacatagTAATATGAGAGACATGActtttaacaaacaaaaaatagtcAGATAAAGATTAAACATAACCCAAAGAAATGAGGGCTGAAGTAAGCTTATGATTCCAATTTATACTAGCTAGTTTCAAaccataaaatgattttttaagttTACAAACCATATTAGGCTTAGGAGAGCCAAAACCAGGAGGGAGTTGCATATAAACATTCTTTTGGAGATCCCCATGaaaaaaaagtgttgttgaCGTCTAATTGATGTAAATGCCAATGCTTGGCAGTAGCGATAGAAAAAACTATTATGACAGTTGTAATTTTTACAACAGGGACAAAAGTTTCTAAAAAATCAACTCCTTCAAGTTGAGTGTACCTCTTTTTAACAAGTCTACCCTTGTGCCTTTCAATGGG from Cicer arietinum cultivar CDC Frontier isolate Library 1 chromosome 3, Cicar.CDCFrontier_v2.0, whole genome shotgun sequence encodes:
- the LOC140919716 gene encoding zinc finger BED domain-containing protein DAYSLEEPER-like, translating into MGIAIVLDPRFKFKLLEYFYQKLYGSLSSIEVNIIKKLCYSLFEDYQAKNNGSVDNSMEKFNEKESNLENGNCTNFLRGYDLYVNDINDVQSKFELDLYLEETLLHRSATFDILGKWKTNGIKYPILQKITKDILTIPISTVALESAFSTGCRLLSPQ